From Ancylobacter pratisalsi, one genomic window encodes:
- a CDS encoding D-amino acid dehydrogenase produces the protein MGTAGRTATGRDRFRRPQAREPPMRQIAVVGAGITGITTAYALNEKGYDVTVIDRQRYAAMETSFANGGQLSASNAEVWNSWATVMKGIKWMLKPDAPLLMNPKPSWHKYSWMAEFLGNIPNYEANTVETTRLAIKAREHMFAIAAREKIDFNHETRGILHIYRDKPSYDAAAKVNALYAAGGLERRAVTPSEMRAIEPTLHGSYYGGFYTPSDSTGDIHKFTFGLAEVCRRKGVHFISEASVDSVRHTGRGPDGTGVEIAFTVAPDAEDSTPRSEVLSFDAVVVCAGVGSRALAAALGDRVNIYPVKGYSITVMLDDEASQNGAPWVSLLDDKTKIVTSRLGKDRFRVAGTAEFNGENRDIRADRIRPLVDWTRKLFPDVSTARVVPWAGLRPMLPNLMPRVDAGKKPGVFYNTGHGHLGWTLSCATAEMIAAKIETAMPLDTPAPMLRMAAE, from the coding sequence TTGGGGACAGCCGGCCGGACCGCCACGGGGCGGGATCGGTTTCGTCGTCCTCAAGCGCGGGAGCCACCCATGCGCCAGATTGCCGTTGTCGGAGCCGGAATCACCGGTATCACCACCGCTTACGCCCTCAACGAAAAGGGCTATGACGTCACCGTCATCGATCGCCAGCGCTACGCGGCGATGGAGACCTCCTTTGCCAATGGCGGCCAGCTCTCGGCCTCCAACGCCGAGGTGTGGAACTCCTGGGCCACGGTGATGAAGGGCATCAAATGGATGCTCAAGCCCGACGCGCCGCTGCTGATGAACCCCAAGCCTTCCTGGCACAAATATTCCTGGATGGCCGAATTCCTCGGCAACATCCCGAACTACGAAGCCAACACGGTTGAAACCACGCGCCTCGCCATCAAGGCCCGCGAGCACATGTTCGCGATCGCCGCGCGCGAGAAGATCGACTTCAACCACGAGACCCGCGGCATCCTGCACATCTACCGCGACAAGCCGAGCTATGACGCCGCGGCCAAGGTGAACGCGCTCTACGCCGCCGGCGGACTGGAGCGCCGTGCGGTTACCCCCTCCGAGATGCGGGCCATCGAGCCGACCCTGCACGGCTCCTATTATGGCGGCTTCTACACACCGTCCGATTCCACCGGCGACATCCACAAATTCACCTTCGGCCTCGCCGAGGTCTGCCGCCGCAAGGGCGTGCACTTCATCAGCGAGGCGAGCGTCGACAGCGTGCGTCACACCGGGCGCGGGCCCGACGGCACCGGCGTCGAGATCGCCTTTACCGTGGCGCCCGACGCCGAGGACTCCACGCCGCGCAGCGAGGTGCTTTCCTTCGATGCCGTGGTGGTGTGCGCCGGCGTCGGCTCGCGCGCCCTCGCCGCCGCGCTCGGCGACCGGGTGAACATCTACCCGGTGAAGGGCTACTCGATCACCGTGATGCTGGACGACGAAGCCAGCCAGAACGGCGCGCCCTGGGTGAGCCTTCTGGACGACAAGACCAAGATCGTCACCTCGCGCCTGGGCAAGGACCGCTTCCGCGTCGCCGGCACCGCCGAGTTCAACGGCGAGAACCGCGACATCCGCGCCGACCGCATCCGCCCGCTGGTGGACTGGACGCGCAAGCTGTTCCCGGACGTTTCCACCGCCCGCGTGGTGCCGTGGGCGGGCCTGCGCCCGATGCTGCCCAACCTAATGCCCCGCGTCGACGCCGGCAAGAAGCCCGGCGTGTTCTACAACACCGGCCACGGGCATCTGGGCTGGACGCTGTCCTGCGCCACCGCCGAGATGATCGCGGCGAAGATCGAGACCGCGATGCCGCTTGATACCCCCGCGCCGATGCTGCGCATGGCGGCCGAGTAG